A window of Primulina huaijiensis isolate GDHJ02 chromosome 9, ASM1229523v2, whole genome shotgun sequence contains these coding sequences:
- the LOC140984534 gene encoding uncharacterized protein, whose translation MESNTEEALRAKAMAEKHFMQNDLLGAKSYGLKAQMLCPELEGMSQMVTTFGVYLAAETKINGEPDFYSILGMDVTATKSKLKKQYKKLAVLLHPDKNKTVGADGAFRLVCEAWTLLSDSVNRRSYDQRRNSFAWNNSLAGAYDNCSMSSASHGRLDSFWTVCTSCHVQYEYLRKYVNKRLSCKNCRGVFIAVETGLAPVDVSLTYCAYPCVPEIGHGSHNSGVKYIPTTTGYCAPNATSGHHIGYRSEYVSPNILFQGSSSGNSVGVFDHNGLSPASFVFYQSDGEAKKKKANGRDQKLKPTGHMSTNGCLQDEVLKPRRGRPSKKRKFDLGSTSANGHEDTTTKFALEAKIANENERLKATSKLSSPLETSSKRYSVAPTFDARQFLIDIARKEIRKKLEEMRMASETAAAEAEKRNACEAAKASGSTGSRHQSEAKIPVPLSITVPDSDFHDFDQVRSEECFKPKQIWALYDEEDGMPRLYCLIRDVLSVKPFQIYISYLSSRSDSEFGSVNWLDSGFTKSCGSFRVFNSEMVDQVNIFSHLLRKEKAGRGGCVRIYPRRGDIWAVYRNWSPDWDRTTSNEVRHQYEMVEVLDDYSEELGVWVTPLIKLNQFKTVYQRNPDNDSIRYIPRREMLRFSHQVPSCSLKLQGTDLPEGCWDLDPAAIPDELLPREFEVCNTSSVSQMEKFMESPDEQQHSVKHERLDQIGSFVSTVIASGCTQNVYGRTSSGGASANCS comes from the coding sequence ATGGAATCCAACACAGAGGAAGCACTTAGAGCTAAAGCAATGGCTGAGAAGCATTTTATGCAGAACGATTTGTTGGGTGCTAAAAGTTATGGTTTAAAAGCTCAAATGCTGTGTCCTGAACTGGAGGGTATGTCTCAAATGGTCACCACATTTGGAGTCTACCTTGCTgctgaaacaaaaattaatgGAGAACCGGATTTTTATTCAATTCTTGGCATGGATGTCACTGCGACCAAGTCCAAATTAAAGAAACAGTACAAGAAGTTGGCAGTGCTGCTCCACCCTGATAAGAACAAAACTGTTGGAGCTGATGGAGCATTCAGACTTGTCTGTGAAGCTTGGACACTTCTATCTGACAGTGTTAACAGAAGATCTTATGATCAACGGAGAAATTCATTTGCCTGGAACAATTCTTTGGCTGGTGCTTATGACAACTGCTCCATGTCTTCAGCTTCCCATGGCAGACTGGATTCATTTTGGACTGTGTGTACCTCCTGTCATGTTCAGTATGAGTATCTCAGGAAATATGTGAACAAGCGACTTTCATGTAAGAACTGCCGTGGTGTCTTTATTGCTGTTGAAACTGGGTTAGCTCCTGTGGATGTTTCTTTAACATATTGCGCATACCCTTGTGTGCCTGAGATTGGGCATGGAAGTCATAACTCGGGGGTTAAATATATACCAACTACCACTGGATATTGTGCCCCTAATGCGACCTCAGGACATCATATAGGATATAGATCTGAGTATGTCTCTCCCAATATATTATTTCAAGGAAGCTCATCTGGAAACTCTGTTGGTGTTTTTGATCATAATGGATTATCTCCGGCTTCCTTTGTCTTCTATCAATCTGATGgggaggcaaaaaaaaaaaaggcaaatgGAAGAGATCAAAAGTTGAAGCCTACTGGTCATATGTCTACTAATGGGTGTCTTCAGGATGAAGTACTAAAACCCAGGCGAGGTAGACCTTCGAAGAAGAGAAAATTTGATTTGGGAAGCACATCTGCCAATGGGCATGAAGATACGACCACAAAATTTGCTTTAGAAGCAAAAATAGCAAATGAAAATGAAAGGTTGAAGGCAACTTCTAAGCTTTCCTCCCCATTGGAGACATCTAGCAAACGCTATTCGGTGGCCCCTACATTTGATGCTAGGCAATTTTTAATCGACATTGCGAGGAAGGAAATTCGAAAGAAACTAGAAGAGATGAGAATGGCTTCTGAAACAGCAGCTGCAGAGGCTGAGAAAAGAAATGCGTGTGAGGCTGCTAAAGCCTCAGGTTCAACTGGTTCACGCCATCAATCGGAGGCAAAGATACCTGTTCCTCTGTCAATAACAGTTCCAGATTCGGACTTCCATGATTTTGACCAGGTCAGGTCAGAGGAATGCTTTAAACCAAAGCAGATTTGGGCCCTGTATGATGAAGAAGATGGTATGCCTCGCTTGTATTGTTTGATTCGTGATGTCCTCTCAGTGaagccatttcagatttatataaGCTACCTGAGCTCGAGATCTGATAGTGAATTTGGGTCTGTAAACTGGTTGGACTCTGGGTTTACCAAATCTTGTGGAAGTTTCAGAGTGTTCAATTCGGAAATGGTGGATCAAGTTAacatcttctctcatcttctCAGAAAAGAGAAAGCTGGTAGAGGAGGTTGCGTGAGAATCTATCCAAGAAGAGGAGATATCTGGGCCGTATACCGAAACTGGTCTCCAGATTGGGACCGAACAACCTCAAATGAAGTGAGGCATCAGTATGAAATGGTTGAGGTTCTTGATGACTATTCTGAGGAACTTGGTGTTTGGGTTACCCCTCTAATTAAACTGAATCAATTTAAGACTGTATACCAAAGAAACCCAGATAATGATTCCATTCGATACATTCCAAGGAGAGAAATGTTACGGTTTTCGCACCAAGTGCCATCTTGTTCCCTTAAACTTCAAGGTACCGACTTGCCTGAGGGGTGCTGGGATCTTGACCCTGCTGCTATTCCAGACGAGCTTCTTCCACGAGAATTCGAGGTTTGCAACACTTCAAGTGTTTCACAGATGGAGAAGTTCATGGAAAGTCCAGATGAACAGCAGCATTCAGTGAAACATGAAAGGTTAGATCAAATTGGGAGTTTTGTTTCCACTGTAATAGCCTCAGGATGCACCCAAAATGTATATGGAAGAACGAGTTCTGGTGGAGCTTCCGCAAACTGCAGCTGA